A region from the Cannabis sativa cultivar Pink pepper isolate KNU-18-1 chromosome 9, ASM2916894v1, whole genome shotgun sequence genome encodes:
- the LOC133030958 gene encoding uncharacterized protein LOC133030958, with amino-acid sequence MEFEFHMRELDNLDKRIRPYLEKIGHEKWSRYHSENNRYSTMTSNIAEALNSANLAARETPVTTLMECLRAQMQEWTYNNRKEAQKCTTRLTPSSEKKLIGNYVQSLRLTVKPANQNLFEVIDEDRTRIVNLKEKTCTCNRFQKDEMPCNHAVAVMKDLNINTYNYCAQYYTSKAWLQTYEETVYPVGNVREWELPDFFEEIIVLPPKERIKSGRPRKRRMATAWETKKQNKCGKCGQKGHNKKTCRRITA; translated from the exons ATGGAGTTTGAATTCCATATGAGGGAGCTAGACAACTTGGATAAGCGCATAAGACCGTACCTGGAGAAAATTGGCCATGAAAAATGGTCAAGGTATCATTCAGAAAACAACAG GTACTCTACCATGACATCAAACATAGCTGAGGCACTGAACTCAGCAAATTTAGCAGCAAGGGAAACACCAGTGACAACATTAATGGAGTGCTTGAGGGCACAAATGCAAGAGTGGACATACAATAATAGAAAGGAGGCACAAAAATGCACAACAAGGCTGACACCATCATCTGAGAAAAAACTCATAGGGAACTATGTACAGTCATTGCGACTAACA GTGAAACCAGCAAACCAGAACCTGTTTGAGGTGATAGATGAAGACAGAACAAGAATAGTAAACTTGAAGGAGAAGACGTGCACATGCAATAGATTTCAAAAAGATGAAATGCCATGTAACCATGCAGTCGCCGTCATGAAGGACTTgaacataaacacatacaactaCTGTGCACAATACTACACATCAAAAGCATGGCTGCAAACATATGAAGAAACAGTATACCCAGTTGGAAACGTAAGAGAATGGGAACTTCCagatttttttgaagaaatcaTAGTGTTGCCTCCAAAGGAGAGAATCAAGTCTGGAAGGCCGAGGAAAAGAAGAATGGCAACAGCTTGGgaaacaaagaaacaaaacaagTGTGGCAAGTGTGGACAAAAGGGACATAACAAAAAGACCTGCAGAAGAATTACAGCATAG
- the LOC115721716 gene encoding uncharacterized protein LOC115721716 — protein MATTRSGSKSPSPAKKVSKKSKKAPTVTSKVEPKMGLKKIAKNLVADVPETLASKKRALPVKVDAPKTKRAKISKSARDVSSDSDFEDEVHGEDQKPKVESKVHARTSVKVEGFDLPKKNPPKEWDYIYDQKNLFIAKAFSTATFQVIENIKSCLSDVQLEIFSKTCFGHFLNLPDFKVQPQVFHGLLLREVQQPNDAELWVMIRGVRLRFSIEEFALIIWVRL, from the exons ATGGCAACCACTAGAAGTGGTTCGAAATCACCATCTCCGGCGAAGAAAGTTTCTAAAAAATCGAAGAAGGCTCCAACTGTTACTTCCAAAGTCGAACCTAAAATggggttaaaaaaaattgctaaaaattTAGTGGCTGATGTTCCAGAGACATTGGCCTCTAAGAAAAGAGCCCTTCCTGTTAAAGTAGATGCTCCTAAGACTAAGAGAGCAAAAATTTCCAAGTCTGCACGCGAT GTTTCCTCAGATTCTGATTTTGAGGATGAAGTGCATGGTGAGGACCAAAAGCCCAAAGTTGAATCAAAG GTCCATGCTAGGACCTCAGTGAAGGTTGAAGGATTTGACCTACCAAAGAAAAATCCCCCTAAg GAATGGGATTATATTTATGACCAGAAGAATCTGTTCATTGCTAAAGCCTTTTCCACTGCTACTTTCCAGGTGATAGAGAACATTAAATCTTGTCTTTCAGATGTACAGCttgaaatcttttcaaaaacctGTTTTGGTCATTTCCTTAACCTTCCCGATTTTAAAGTTCAACCCCAAGTGTTTCATGGGTTGTTGCTCCGAGAGGTTCAGCAACCTAATGATGCTGAGTTGTGGGTAATGATACGCGGTGTTAGGCTTAGGTTTAGCATTGAGGAATTTGCATTGATTATTTGGGTTAGGCTGTGA
- the LOC115723655 gene encoding uncharacterized protein LOC115723655: MKGKYCQKESSRIPRITQWTCNSQPTFKVLKTTIFDVSKDKLQLSNMRPTAGEFKALKLSSFKFDTDFNSYKSLPVPEEPTVAQSDISVKLEAFSEKFHGLEVKIDSLHTSQQKISSDLVELKEFVSAQFVSFGAQMASMQTQFSTVFADSYAKEKGSDSSNDDDGGGDEADFDLNESEETDENEEENVMGDDEGEGSEGEEKDDQADEDSDSKEKNDNGSDDDATDSEEKNFVDFNDGPTQIDVEATVQSGVKAVELMMSSDGIGGDPCKQISVSENVEVTDRRLVCFEMGATGLNVDSNIELEDDPIPVEETPLVDKRKSKKPIALTSPFMEYDSSISSSKDGSGYGVVKYVAGLCPLDDKIGEDVEHKDEIDFDLWLGEGRRSKKDPHDKEKVYLKGKDKIVPPFRFGVEDVATKMWFHKLAYPGQCLTNSHLDIIFYYLRKKGKYAKEPKVKFTTTDCLFFKTIHALYEKFIR, translated from the exons ATGAAAGGTAAGTACTGCCAAAAGGAAAGCTCTCGTATTCCAAGGATCACTCAGTGGACATGCAATAGTCAACCTACTTTCAAAGTTTTGAAGACTACTATCTTTGATGTTTCCAAAGATAAG CTGCAACTTTCAAATATGAGGCCCACGGCtggtgagttcaaagctttgaaactGAGCAGTTTCAAGTTCGACACCGACTTCAACTCTTACAAGAGTCTTCCTGTCCCCGAAGAGCCAACTGTTGCTCAGAGTGACATTTCTGTCAAGCTTGAGGCCTTTTCTGAGAAATTTCATGGGTTGGAGGTCAAGATCGATTCGTTGCATACTTCCCAACAGAAGATTTCatctgatttggttgagttgaaAGAGTTTGTGTCTGCACAGTTTGTTTCTTTTGGTGCTCAGATGGCTTCAATGCAGACACAGTTTTCTACTGTTTTTGCCGATTCCTATGCCAAg GAAAAAGGCAGTGACTCTTCCAATGATGATGATGGAGGTGGTGATGAAGCAGATTTTGATTTAAATGAATCTGAAGAAACTGATGAAAATGAAGAAGAGAATGTTATGGGTGATGACGAAGGGGAGGGTAGTGAAGGTGAAGAGAAGGATGATCAAGCCGATGAAGATTCtgactcaaaagaaaaaaatgataatggCAGTGATGATGATGCCACTGATAGTGAGGAGAAG AATTTCGTTGATTTCAATGACGGCCCTACTCAAATAGATGTTGAGGCTACTGTTCAGTCCGGGGTAAAAGCAGTTGAGCTTATG ATGTCTTCAGATGGAATTGGTGGTGATCCTTGTAAACAGATTTCAGTTTCTGAAAATGTTGAGGTTACGGATCGTCGTCTTGTTTGTTTtgag atggGTGCAACAGGTCTCAATGTTGATTCTAACATTGAACTTGAAGATGACCCAATTCCCGTTGAAGAAACTCCTCTTGTTGACAAGAGGAAATCTAAGAAACCCATAGCGCTGACGTCTCCGTTTATGGAGTATGACTCTTCCATTTCTAGTTCTAAAGATGGTTCTGGTTATGGAGTTGTTAAGTATGTGGCTGGGTTGTGTCCTCTCGATGATAAGATTGGTGAAGATGTAGAACATAAAGACGAGATTGATTTTGACTTGTGGCTTGGTGAAGGACGCCGATCGAAGAAAGAtcc gCATGATAAGGAGAAGGTTTACTTGAAGGGTAAGGATAAGATTGTTCCCCCTTTTCGTTTTGGCGTGGAAGATGTTGCAACCAAGATGTGGTTCCACAAGCTTGCATATCCTGGCCAATGTTTGACTAATTCt CATCTGGACATCATTTTTTACTATCTACGTAAAAAAGGAAAGTATGCAAAGGAGCCAAAGGTTAAGTTCACAACCACCGATTGCTTATTCTTCAAAACCATTCatgctttgtatgaaaaatttatt AGGTAG
- the LOC133030959 gene encoding uncharacterized protein LOC133030959 — protein sequence MLCGSPWHLCDHVFFIIHMETESHWILGRLNIEERRVYMYNSLSTAMKDSAAIKACQPFAVLLPHFFALFDEFKKENKPVCLDPFEVVKVDGLPQQTSNDCGCFVASFAEYFIDMKPIPPIFDVEKHRDRLAVLFYKYARMKEVEFIDSEDEAPPKGPKKNLS from the exons ATGTTATGTGGTTCCCCTTGGCATTTGTGCGATCATGTTTTCTTTATCATCCATATGGAGACTGAATCACATTGGATTCTTGGTCGATTGAATATTGAGGAAAGGCGTGTGTACATGTACAACTCCTTGTCGACTGCTATGAAAGATAGTGCTGCTATCAAAGCTTGTCAGCCATTTGCGGTGTTGTTGCCCCACTTTTTTGCTTTGTTTGATGAGttcaaaaaggaaaacaaaCCGGTTTGTTTAGACCCTTTCGAAGTTGTTAAGGTTGATGGTTTGCCTCAACAAACCTCGAA tgACTGTGGTTGTTTCGTTGCATCGTTCGCCGAATACTTTATTGATATGAAACCGATTCCTCCCATATTTGATGTTGAGAAACACCGTGATAGGCTTGCTGTGTTGTTCTATAAGTATGCTCGCATGAAAGAAGTGGAATTTATTGATAGTGAAGATGAGGCTCCTCCGAAGGGTCCAAAGAAGAATTTGTCTTAG